Within the Phalacrocorax aristotelis chromosome 13, bGulAri2.1, whole genome shotgun sequence genome, the region GACCAGGGAGCCGGGTGCCAATGGCAGTGGGGACCCCGTAACGTGGGAGGGCATTTCTGCACCCCTTCAGTGGCTTCACAACTCAGGTCCTGCCAGGGGTCCCTTCCTCATCTagggcacagtgctgcagcaaggctctgccccagcccacccGAGCAGAAAAtgggggagaaaggagggggCCAAAGGTGGCAAGATGggctggggtccctggggtcttgctggggtgagggaggggacAACTGGGGGAGCCCAACCTGGTGCTGGTAgcctgccccaggcagggctgggggtttGGCAGGGGAGCAGGTGATGGGCCATGCCCACTGTGCTGGGGCAGACAGGTCAGTACAGGGGGAAACCCTGGCCCCCTTCTCTGGGTGATGCTGGTGGCTCCAAGACTATTTTTCACCCCCTCCTTGCTGACCCAGCTTGGgcagggggaggtgggggctgtTGAGGGTGGGAGCACAACCACCCTTCTGCCAAGACTCTGGTGTCCCTCCCCAGAGGGCTTGAATTTCTATCCTGGCTTTAGACCCACGTTTAATCCCCAGCTCTTGGCCAATAACATGTTGGCTAAATTAGGTAAAACGCACCTGTTGCCAATGAGCGGGGCCGGATTGCCACCGGGGAGCTGATAGGCTGCTGGGGCCGGGGGGCCAGTGGCTGGGGGCACGCCATGCGGCAGATACACTACAAATTGGGGTGCCACGGACACCAGGGAGCTTCCTGGGActtctgctgcaggaggtggtgACTCCCTGggggaggaaagcagcagaaatgcctTCAATGGTAAGAGTCCTCATGCTGCCATGAGCCGTGTGCTGCGTGCTGCATGCCGTGTGCTGGGGCAAGACTCGGCAGGGCAGGAGGCACGTGTCTGGGGAATCTGGGCTGCTGAGGCACCTCTGCGGATGGTGGCAAGGAGATagtccccagggctgggctgaccTAGGCAGGCGAGGGCAGGGAGGTATTGCAATGGCACGGGGTCCCGGTGGGAGAGACTCAGGGAGTGACTGTGTTGCTGCCTGAGGGGCGCAGGAACCCAGGGACGCTAGATCATCCCTGACTGGAGCTCGGGGCTGTGCGGAGGTGGTGGTAGGGGGTGGCTGAAAGCTGAGTGCTGGGTCATGCGACACAGCATCGCCGTCGGCTCTGCAGCCACCTCGCACCTCCAGGAGAAACTTGATCGGGGCTGACAGGTGCCCATGGCCGCAGCCCTGCTGATCCCTATAAGGGGAGCCGAGGAGATCCCAAAAATAGCACTGCATGAGTGGGATGCCAAGGCTGCACCCAGCGACTGCGACCCCTGCGCCCTGGAGCCCCCTGGCTGGTGGGgggccccaggcaggcagcttcTCATAGCCCTCTGCCCTTGCAGGTGGCTGGCTGGCACCACAGCTGCAGGGACTGCTGGGGGCCGTGGCTCACCCTGGCACAGCCCCATCCTCCAGCTGGGCAGGGGGTCTCCCCACACGTGTGCAAGGGGCTTGCAGGCGCACCATGGACATCCATGGTGACTGTTCTCCTTTGCCTTGCAGACGGACCAGCAGGCTGAAGCCCGCGCCTTCCTCAGCGAGGAAATGATTGCGGGTGAGCGTGAGGGCAGCAGGCACAGGGGCCAAACCTGTCCAAAGCATGGGGCCGTGCTCTGCCCTACTGCTGTGGCCCCATGCTGTGCGGTCCCTGGCCCTGACAccccccttccctgcagagTTCAAGGCTGCCTTCGACATGTTTGATGCGGATGGCGGTGGGGACATCAGCACCAAGGAGCTGGGGACGGTGATGAGGATGCTGGGCCAGAACCCCACCAAGGAGGAGCTGGATGCCATCATAGAGGAGGTGGACGAAGATGGTGAGCAGCCCTCGGTGGCAGGTGGCGGGTGTTGGGTGGGCAGCTGGACCCACACTTGGCTTCCTCCCTGCAGGCAGCGGCACCATTGACTTTGAGGAGTTCCTGGTGATGATGGTGCGCCAGATGAAGGAGGATGCCAAAGGCAAGTCTGAGGAGGAGTTGGCCAACTGCTTCCGTATCTTTGACCGGTGAGTGGGGAGATGATACCTGTCTGCCCTTACCTGTGGGAGAGAGCGGGGCCGTATCCTGCCCTCACCCTACTGTAGGAACGCGGATGGGTTCATTGACATCGAGGAGCTGGGTGAGATCCTGAGGGCCACTGGGGAGCACGTCACCGAAGAGGACATAGAAGACCTGATGAAGGACTCTGACAAGAACAATGATGGCCGCATTGACTTTGACGGTGAGCAACGGCCCTGGCCCTAGCCCAGTGCCTGCCCCGGCTGAGTGcccgtgctgcctgccctggcaaTGGCAGTGGGCTGAGGCTGCTGCTCTCTTGCAGAGTTCCTGAAGATGATGGAGGGTGTGCAGTAAGGGAGCAGACATTCCTCGGGCCAGCTGctgtgcccagccctgctccatcACCACCTGGGGAGCAGCCGTTCAGCAGCGCCCGACCGCCAGCCACCTGTGCCAGCTGGGACCCTGCCCCACACCAGGACCCTGGTCTCACCCTGTCACTGGTGGCTGAGCTTTTCCTCCAGTCTGTCGCATGTGGTTTCAGTCTGAGCCTCATTAAAAGGGGAAAGGCTTGAGCTGCTGGTGCAGCGTTTTACTGGGTTCACATGGGAAGGGGGCCAGAGCACTGCTCCCCAGGAAGGGGGAACATGTTTGGGTGAGTGCCCCACACCCTATGCTGGTCGGTGTCCCCCCACAGGGCCATGCCAGCAGGGCGCGggggcagcacagggctgcagtTTCAGTTCCCACGGGCTGCTGGATGGGCGCCAGCACTGAGCTCAGACTTTCCATATGGAATGGCCAGTTCACAAGCCAGCAGGCAAGGGAGCATGGCCGCAGCCCTGGTCCCAAGGGGCCCCAGCGGGCAGCAAAGCCCTGGGAGCCAGTGGCTCtggggggctgctcctgccttccccagggcagggctgtgtgaCCACAGGGGATCTGGGGAGCACCACTGCCTGCCATGCTTCAGGACCTACATGTCCCACCCATAAGGGCACAGGGAACCTGGCTGTAACatgtgggagcagcagcagcagccccctccctgTGGGGTCAAGGCAATGCTGGAGCTCTGTGCCTGGACAGCCTGTGCTAGGCCGCTGTGCATCACTCCTCCCCAGGGACTCACTCCTTCCTGAGCACTTGCAGTGGCTCCACACAGCCTCTTTAGCTGGAAAGGAGCACAGTGAGGGGGACGAGGGGGGCACACTCCTCAGGCCaaggcaaggggggccagggagCGCCCAGCACATGAGAGGACAGTGGGACCAacactgtgctgctggcaggacgCAGGGACGCAGCTCAGAGCCCATCACATCCCTGCGGCACAGCACAAGGGGGAGCTGAGTGCCCCAGGGAGCCggaggctgctgcagaggggcCAGGCCCTACACCATCCTCGTGGGGCATGATGGCACCGGGCAGAGGGGAAGTGCGCCACGCGCAGGGGGCATCGGGGTCATGTGCAGCTGCCCAGGCGGCCCTCTGCAAGGCCACAGCCGGGCACCggcagctggtgctgcagctcGGGGGCAGCGCTGACAGCCCCTGGCTGCGGGAGGAGCGGTACAGGAGGAGTGCGGAGGCCCGTGAGCTGAGCGCTGGTAAGGAGGAGGCTGCTGTCCCGGGCAGCGGGAAGGGGGTGGGCTCGGGGGCAGTGGCTGCCTTGCCCACCCCCCCGCCATGCAGCCACACTGGGGCTGGTGGAGGGGCTCTGGGACCACCCCGGCTCAGTGTTCCATCCCGTAGGGCTGCGGAGCGCACTTCTGGCAGGGCTGCGGCAGGCACCAGCAAGCCCCGAGGAACAGCGGGAGCTGGAGAGGCTGTGGGTGCTCTTCCTTTCCGCCCTGGAGCTCTTCCTGCAGGACCTGTGCCAAGCCCACCACCTCTGCCAGCTCTTCTCTGTGCAGGGGGATGGTACATCCCCACTGCGCACTGGGCTGGGGGCCCAGGGGTTGCTGAGCCGCAAGGGGAGCCGGCGAGGAGGGGGTCTTGCACAgcccccagccaccccacacctggaggaggagatggagcaGGTGAGGGCCATGCTGGCAGAGATGGAGAGCAGAGCCAACATCCCGCTGTGGACAGTGGAGGCCACACAGCCGGTGGGAACTGGCAGCACCACAGCTGCTGCGGCTGGGGTGGTTCGGGAGGGGCCTCGTACTGGGTACTGCTGCAGTGTGCTCTGACAGGAGAGGAGGTGTCAGGGCTGGCACACCCCATGCACACTCAGGCATCACAGAATAGGGGATAGGACCCTGCATACCCCCATGTTCCCTGGGCCCCCTGCCTGGGCAGGCAATGCTGggggctgcccccaccccacagaGGGAATGGGACCAGCTCCAGCCACACTAAGTGTTAAATAAAGCCCCTGTGAGCCCACAAGGGTTGGCGTCCTCTTCCTGCCCACGCTTGCAGAGGGGGCGGTGGGACCTGGGGCTGGGCTGACAGAGAGAAGGTGCCTCCAGGCACTCACAGGGTGCCAGTCTGCAACAAAACCTCCAGGAGAAAAGTTATaaacatgcatttatttatacattaaCTGTGGCTTGGACTGCaaaattaacttaaaaacaGCCTATGATACagaaagctgggaggagcggccaGAGAGGGAGTGGGCAGAGGCCCAGGTACgactgggagaggtggtgtgggTCAGGTTTCCTGGCTCTTGGCCTGCTTGGCGTACGTCTCCCGCACGTACTTCTTGTAGgctgaggagaaaggagggaggggaattGGGCTGAGGGTCCCAGGGCAGCCGCGGGGCTGGGTGGGCAGTGGGGCGCAGTGGGGTCGGGGGGCTGCGCTGCTGCCCACCCCAGAGGGAGGAAGGGCGGAGAGGGGGATCTCTTCCTGGCACTCACCCACTTGGTTCTTCCAGAGCTCAGCAGCGTGTGTGTTCAGGGGGCTCTCGACATTTGGCTCTGGGAACAGGGGCTGGGTCAGCGGATGAGTTTGGCCTAGACCCCTGAGCTCCACCACCCACAGCTCTGTGCTTGCTGGGGGGGAAGCCTCACTAAGGCTCCCCCCGGCACTGTGGCTGTAGCACCCACCTGCCAGCAGGCTCTGGATGGAGAGCAGGATGGTGCGGACGTCGTAGAGGGCCGACCACTTGTCCTTGAGGATGTCAAGGCAGATGTTGCCCTGGGTGTCAACGTTGGGGTGGTAGCAGGGCGTCAGGAACCTCACCGTGGGTGCGGTGTAGGGGTAGCCACTGGGGAACTCCAGCGACAGCCGGTACCGCAGCTCCTCGTAGGCCTGGGGACAGGAGTTAAGGGCGGGGgccgcagccccagccccgggggaACAGGGGTGCGGGGGCAGCCGCGGCTGGGGGGGATGGGACTGAGACCACCCGCAGCCCCGGCAGAGCGGGGTGGACCCAGGGTCCCGCCGGGCTGGTCGGGGCTGCTCACCGTGCCGGCGGCACCGTCGATGGTCCCGATCCACTTGAAGAGGTTGTCGGACTCCGGGAAGGCGGAGATGCCTTTGTCACCAGACATCTACAGGGGCACAGCACGTCAGGGCGCCCCGGGACCCCTTCCGTTTCGGCCCCCGGaacccccgccgccgccagcccggCACCGAGACCCCACTCACCATGAGCGCcatcagctcctgctgcagcctgcgAGGGGAAACACACGTTACCGGTCCGGTCCGGCGGGGCACAGGCCCCGGCCCCGGTCCAGGTCCCAGCTCACCTCTTCCCCACCGAGCCGCGGGCCGCCGTCGCCCCCGCCTCAGCCGCTTTGCGGGCGGCTACGCTAGGCACGGCGGCGGGGTCAGCGTTCTGCGAGGCCATGGCTGttcctggggatgctgggagaCACACCCGCCTCCGGCCGCCGCCACTGCCCGGCAGTTACCGGGCGCTGAACGCGCCTCCCACACCCGGGCGGCGCCGGGCTccactccttccttccctccctcccgcccgcgGCTGCGCTGGGTGCAGGGCCCGGACCCCGCTGCGGCTCTCCCGGCGCGGAGCGGAGGCAAGCGGAGCGGAGGCGCCGATGCTGATGGCTCCCCAGtgcggcggccccgccccgctcccgcgcCCCGTTTGAATGTTCCCAACGTACGGCCCCATCGCCAATCAGCGCGCGGCCCGGTTCGAGCCGGCCAATCACCTCCTGCCGGCGATGCGGCTACTACGGTAACCGGTGACTGACGCTGATGGGAGCCTCCGGGGAAGCGTCACGATTGGTCGCTGCCCGGCAAGGCGGAGCCACGGGTACCAGTGGGGCGTTAAAGGGCCAGACACCCTCCTCcaacccttcccttccccaggaggCGGCAGAGGCGAGTATAAAGCGGCTTTATTGGCggcccgggggtgggggggggcccTCAGGGGTCGGGGCCTCAGGGCTCGGGGGGGGCCTCGGGGGGCAGCACATCACCCCCACGGCGAAGCGTCTCCATGTGCTTCTGCATCTTCTCCGTCATCCACGCTGGCGGGATGAAGGGCTTCAGCTCCTCCAGCCGCAGGTCGACAGAGTCCCTGGGGAGAGGTGGGGTGAGATGGAGGGACCCCAGCAATCACCACTGATCCCCAAACAGCACTGAGCCCAAACTTCTGGCACCTACTAGAGACCCACGGCCAGCACTGAACCcaaccccccagcacccaccacgCACCCCTAGCCCCAACTCCAACCAGCACCAAGCCCCCAACCAGCAGAGTGGGGTCCCTCCGGCACAGGGGTCCCCTGCAGTGAGAGCAGCAAAGGTGGGCACAGCAGAggctgccagggcagcagccccaggcacagcagcacacaCAGTGCCACTGCTTCGGTTCTCACCTGTAATCGTCACTGGCAGCCAAATCCCGAATGTCCTCTTCAATGAGAAGGTAGGCCTGCAGCACAAGGTTGGGGGGACATCTCAGGGCTGCTGCGTGCCCTCTCTGGCACCCatgaggggcagggagggcagcactGTGTCCCACAACCCCACCTAGCGCAGAGCCGCTGCTCCCCACAGGAGCCAGCTGCGCCTCCTAGCCTGCGCTGCTTGCCCTTGTGTGCGCCTGAAGCCCGAGGGGCAGTGGACAGGCCTCCGTAGCACCCTGGGATCACCTCTGCCTCCACGCGCCCTGCCTAGCCTCCTGCCACAGCCGCCTTTCCCGCAGCACGCGCTCTGGCTTGCTGCTCCTCCGCCCGTCCTAGCCCTGCGGTGGGTCTCTGCGTGGTTCCTGCCGGCTGCAGGAGCCGCGAGCCCGGGCGTACTCACCATCTTTCCCCCAGTGGCCCtcatgtgctgctgctctgccagccagTGCTTATCTTGCGGGTCGGCTGCGTACTGCAATAAAGCAGCAAGGACCTAGCTGAACACAGGCAACAGACCTTCCGCTCTGACCACCCTCCTGCTGGGACGCTGCACCCCGCTCCAGCACTCCCTCAAATGTGTGTTGCCCCCCGTGGTGCTGCCCAGCGGGGGCTGCCAGAGGGAgggctcagctctgcctgctgtttCTCCAACCTCAAGCCCTGGCTTCAGGCAAACCCACCACCTTGGAGGCTGTGCTAAGCCATTAACTTATGTTCCAGTGTACTAGCCAGACTATGTTGTACATGCTCTAAGATAACAAACAAGGcgtgggggaggaagaaaacaagtgaGCTGAAGCACACGCTCCCGATTCCCATCAGAAACCGTTTCTGAGCAAACCCCGAAGGAGGAAGTGTCCTGCTGCGGCATCTGACCTTAAAGAGGTGGGGATGCTTGATGTAGAGTCGCCCTCTTGTTCCTCCCATCCCGAGAGCTCTGAAAGAGGAACATGAAGGAGTGTTACACCTGTGCAGAGGGTGGCTGCAGCGGTATGGGGacacctcctctcctccccaagccCTTCCTACTGCTTTTGAGGCAGAGAAGCGAAGTGACGGGAGGAGCCTTACGGGCTCCTGCCTTGGAGACACCACCCTCCATCAACAGGGCCATTCCTTACTTGTTTGCTCGAGATCCCAGCACAAAGGTTGTGGTTTCAGTCAGTCGGGATGGATCCCACTACagagcaattggaaaaggggcaACATTAGAAATGAAGCTGGTGCTGGCCCATGCTCCATGAGCCTCAGCTCTCGGATGGGGAACCTCAGAACTGCCCCTAGCCTGGGAGGAAGGGAGCTGGCCATAGGCCTCCAGACTTCTGTGGAGGAGGGAAGTTACATTCCCTCTGGGCTGATCTAAGCAGTTTCCCTCATGGGAAATGCTTGTGGGATCCTCCTGGCTACTACTGTTCTACCCAGGTCACCTAACAGCGGCACCACACCGCAGAGCTACAGGCTACAGTGCCCAGGGGAGACAAGCAAAGGCCTCCAGGCACTTCGCTCCTCTTCTTGCTTCTCTCCTGCACTGCAGGGGCCTGTTGGGGCAGAGCACAGCGCGGCACTGTCCTCCGCTCCTGCAGCAGTAGGGCTCTGTGCTGGCGGAAGCaaaggggaggagagggtgAGCCCAGCAGTGTCGGCCAGCCAATACCTTTGGTCCATCCCTTCTCACGGGCTCAGAGACTTTGAGCTTCCAtctgaggggaagaaaaatgcagtaagaACGAGTCCCTGTGGGACTACAGCAGTCACCACTGCAGCACCAGTAGCAGGGATTGAGCCTCAGCTCTTCCAGACCCACCTTTGTTCACACCCTCCATCCCCCCTGCAGTGCCCAGCTCTGGACACTCATCTTTACtgcacattttcctctctctggcCACCAATATCCCACCACCACCTGTGTCTCACACTGCTCATTCTGCATGGCTCATCTGGACTTTTTCACCCTTTCAGGCCCATTTTAAAACCACTTCCTTGAAGGTCTTTGCCTCCTCAGGGGAACAGCTCAGCCTAAaaccttcctcccctccctccatcACTCCCCCTGCACCTCTCCTTTGtgtaggaggggaaggagacCACAGGGTTTCTGTACTTCCTCATTCAGGCAGCCTCAtttcccccagccctcccaggaCAGGGGCTTTAGCTCAGGACCCATACTCACGCAGCCATGCCCGAGACCCCGCGATCATTTGACAGACTCTGTCCTGGAGGCCTCCCCTTTCTCTGCATGGAAGAAATCCTTCAGTGAATCAGCTGTGCAGGCTGAGAGAACCCCCATGTTACCCATCCCctcccagggaagctgctcTTTTTTGTCACGAGCAGAAATGCTGGCTGGCACAAAAGTGAGCACCTCCAAGGCACCCCGAAAGCCGCTTGTGCACTTGCACGTCCTCATATGTGGGAACGGCCAGGAATGAGGAGCAGGCTTCTCAAAACATAAAATCCCTTGTGCGGAAAACCCTCCTACCTTTTTGGGAACAGGGCTCCCTCGACGATTCAGTTCCTCATCCATTTGCCGGGCACGCTGGAAGAGGAAAGGCAGTGGGATGAGCAGGACCCTTCTCCCCGCCAGGCAGGCAGGGCCCCACACAACCAGCCAGCCAATCTCTCCTTTGCTGCGCTCGAGGCAGAGAGCACAAGCGTGCAGGGAAACACCGACCCCACCCTGTCTTGGTGAGAAGCACCAAACTGCGACAAGCAGCAACTGTGTCTAGGATTTTCATTGTCCTGTAGGTACCACTCCCTCCTAACCCCTGCCTCCTCGCTAGTGCACTAACAGACAGGAAGAGGCAGAGAACAAAGCAATTCCaaccctcctcctccatctcccgACTCTTACAAGCCATTCAAGCCTCTGGGAACAATAACGTTTACCTTTGGTACCACCTGCTCATGGGGCAACCTGGGAACAACCTTTCTGCCATCAGAGAACAGCAGTTTGGCctgcaggagaagaaagaagggtTACCCGATTCTGGGTCCAGAGAGAGACCTGCCAGCAGCCCTCACTTTCGTGTATCCACCTGAAAGCCCTGTAACAGGTCTGCATTCGGAGTGCCGCCATGCAGTGCTTTCACAGTCCGCAAGATGCAAAAGCACGATCTGTGCGTGATAAAGTCTGGGCAACTGGGACCAAAGCaagatgtgaaagaaaataatcccaCCTCACTCCCCAAGGACTCTCTGACGGGTGCCAGGGGCCAGTCTCTGTGGAAGCTCCAGCTGTGCAACATGTGCCGATGGCAGcagtggaaagcagca harbors:
- the LOC142063941 gene encoding regulator of G-protein signaling 9-binding protein-like, encoding MMAPGRGEVRHAQGASGSCAAAQAALCKATAGHRQLVLQLGGSADSPWLREERYRRSAEARELSAGLRSALLAGLRQAPASPEEQRELERLWVLFLSALELFLQDLCQAHHLCQLFSVQGDGTSPLRTGLGAQGLLSRKGSRRGGGLAQPPATPHLEEEMEQVRAMLAEMESRANIPLWTVEATQPVGTGSTTAAAAGVVREGPRTGYCCSVL
- the DNTTIP1 gene encoding deoxynucleotidyltransferase terminal-interacting protein 1 isoform X2; translation: MGAARDAEQQPGPPGEEGPGGAEEQLSPWNIMIKHRQVQRRGRRSQMTTSFTDPAVSMDLLRAVLQPSINEEIRAVFNKYMKFFQKAAMNVRDNVGEEVDPEQLIQETCRSCLEQAKLLFSDGRKVVPRLPHEQVVPKRARQMDEELNRRGSPVPKKRKGRPPGQSLSNDRGVSGMAAWKLKVSEPVRRDGPKWDPSRLTETTTFVLGSRANKALGMGGTRGRLYIKHPHLFKYAADPQDKHWLAEQQHMRATGGKMAYLLIEEDIRDLAASDDYRDSVDLRLEELKPFIPPAWMTEKMQKHMETLRRGGDVLPPEAPPEP
- the DNTTIP1 gene encoding deoxynucleotidyltransferase terminal-interacting protein 1 isoform X5 — protein: MGAARDAEQQPGPPGEEGPGGAEEQLVSTSPWNIMIKHRQVQRRGRRSQMTTSFTDPAVSMDLLRAVLQPSINEEIRAVFNKYMKAKLLFSDGRKVVPRLPHEQVVPKRARQMDEELNRRGSPVPKKRKGRPPGQSLSNDRGVSGMAAWKLKVSEPVRRDGPKWDPSRLTETTTFVLGSRANKALGMGGTRGRLYIKHPHLFKYAADPQDKHWLAEQQHMRATGGKMAYLLIEEDIRDLAASDDYRDSVDLRLEELKPFIPPAWMTEKMQKHMETLRRGGDVLPPEAPPEP
- the DNTTIP1 gene encoding deoxynucleotidyltransferase terminal-interacting protein 1 isoform X3 — its product is MGAARDAEQQPGPPGEEGPGGAEEQLVSTSPWNIMIKHRQVQRRGRRSQMTTSFTDPAVSMDLLRAVLQPSINEEIRAVFNKYMKFFQKAAMNVRDNVGEEVDPEQLIQETCRSCLEQAKLLFSDGRKVVPRLPHEQVVPKRARQMDEELNRRGSPVPKKRKGRPPGQSLSNDRGVSGMAAWKLKVSEPVRRDGPKWDPSRLTETTTFVLGSRANKALGMGGTRGRLYIKHPHLFKAYLLIEEDIRDLAASDDYRDSVDLRLEELKPFIPPAWMTEKMQKHMETLRRGGDVLPPEAPPEP
- the UBE2C gene encoding ubiquitin-conjugating enzyme E2 C, with the translated sequence MASQNADPAAVPSVAARKAAEAGATAARGSVGKRLQQELMALMMSGDKGISAFPESDNLFKWIGTIDGAAGTAYEELRYRLSLEFPSGYPYTAPTVRFLTPCYHPNVDTQGNICLDILKDKWSALYDVRTILLSIQSLLAEPNVESPLNTHAAELWKNQVAYKKYVRETYAKQAKSQET
- the DNTTIP1 gene encoding deoxynucleotidyltransferase terminal-interacting protein 1 isoform X4, with product MGAARDAEQQPGPPGEEGPGGAEEQLSPWNIMIKHRQVQRRGRRSQMTTSFTDPAVSMDLLRAVLQPSINEEIRAVFNKYMKFFQKAAMNVRDNVGEEVDPEQLIQETCRSCLEQAKLLFSDGRKVVPRLPHEQVVPKRARQMDEELNRRGSPVPKKRKGRPPGQSLSNDRGVSGMAAWKLKVSEPVRRDGPKWDPSRLTETTTFVLGSRANKALGMGGTRGRLYIKHPHLFKAYLLIEEDIRDLAASDDYRDSVDLRLEELKPFIPPAWMTEKMQKHMETLRRGGDVLPPEAPPEP
- the DNTTIP1 gene encoding deoxynucleotidyltransferase terminal-interacting protein 1 isoform X6; translated protein: MGAARDAEQQPGPPGEEGPGGAEEQLVSTSPWNIMIKHRQVQRRGRRSQMTTSFTDPAVSMDLLRAVLQPSINEEIRAVFNKYMKAKLLFSDGRKVVPRLPHEQVVPKRARQMDEELNRRGSPVPKKRKGRPPGQSLSNDRGVSGMAAWKLKVSEPVRRDGPKWDPSRLTETTTFVLGSRANKALGMGGTRGRLYIKHPHLFKAYLLIEEDIRDLAASDDYRDSVDLRLEELKPFIPPAWMTEKMQKHMETLRRGGDVLPPEAPPEP
- the DNTTIP1 gene encoding deoxynucleotidyltransferase terminal-interacting protein 1 isoform X1, whose translation is MGAARDAEQQPGPPGEEGPGGAEEQLVSTSPWNIMIKHRQVQRRGRRSQMTTSFTDPAVSMDLLRAVLQPSINEEIRAVFNKYMKFFQKAAMNVRDNVGEEVDPEQLIQETCRSCLEQAKLLFSDGRKVVPRLPHEQVVPKRARQMDEELNRRGSPVPKKRKGRPPGQSLSNDRGVSGMAAWKLKVSEPVRRDGPKWDPSRLTETTTFVLGSRANKALGMGGTRGRLYIKHPHLFKYAADPQDKHWLAEQQHMRATGGKMAYLLIEEDIRDLAASDDYRDSVDLRLEELKPFIPPAWMTEKMQKHMETLRRGGDVLPPEAPPEP
- the TNNC2 gene encoding troponin C, skeletal muscle, translated to MPSMTDQQAEARAFLSEEMIAEFKAAFDMFDADGGGDISTKELGTVMRMLGQNPTKEELDAIIEEVDEDGSGTIDFEEFLVMMVRQMKEDAKGKSEEELANCFRIFDRNADGFIDIEELGEILRATGEHVTEEDIEDLMKDSDKNNDGRIDFDEFLKMMEGVQ